The following DNA comes from Polyangiaceae bacterium.
AGAAGGCGTAGTCCAACTCGGCGAGGGTCTGACCGAAGTCGAAGGTGATCGCGCCGGCTAGCCGAACCATGTCTTCAGCTTCTCGAGGAAGGTGCGCTGCTGGGGCTGCACTTCCTCACCCAGCTCGCCTGCCAGCTGTTCAATCAGCTCTCGGGCTCGATCCGTGAGTTGCGTTGGCACCTCCACGCTCACCTCGACGAGTTGGTCGCCCCTGCCACCGCGAATGCGCCTGGGCATACCCTTGCCCTTTACCCGCAGCATGTTTCCAGGTTGGGTAGCGGGCGGCACACGCAGCTTGACCTTGCCGGAAAGCGTGGGGACGTCGATCTCGGAACCCAGCGCCGCCTGCGCGAAGGTGATGGGCACTTCGCACACTACGTCATCGCCAGAGCGTTTGAAGAATGGATGGTCCTGGACCTGGATCGTGACCTCCAGATCGCCGGGAGCCGCTTCCGGGCGCAGGCGGTGTCCCGCTTGCTGAACTACGCGACTGGTGCCGCTGTCCACACCGGGTGGGATTTCGATGTCCGCTTTGCGCTTGTGCTTGGTCAGGCCCGTACCTCTGCAGCGAGTGCAGTTGACCGTCGGGGTGCGACCGCGGCCTCTGCAGCGCGAGCAGGGGCGCTCCACCGCGAAGGGCAACACACCCTGGCGGAACCGAACCTTGCCGCTTCCGCTGCAGGCAGAGCAGCTGACGATTTCGGTTTCTGGCTCACCGCCACTACCGCTACAGCGATCGCAGGTATCGGTGCAATCGTAGTGCACGACCTTGTCGCAGCCGGTTGCGGCTTCCTCCAAGGTGAGCGTCACCGTTTCCTTCACGTCCCCGCGCTGTCCCGTGCGCAACCCGAATGCGCCGAGCAGATCCCCGAACAACGCGTCCAGCGAGAGATCGAAATGGACGTGGTCCGGACCTGCGCCACCGGGACGGAAGGCCGCCTCTCCGTAGCGATCCCAAGCGGCCCGCTTCTCGGCATCCTCCAAGATCTGATAGGCCTGGTTCACTTCTTTGAAGCGCTCGACCGCGGACGGGTCGTCCTGATTTCGATCCGGATGATGCTCCGCGGCCAGACGCCGAAACGCGCTACGAACATCCCCTGCCGAGGCATTGCGGTCCAGGCCAAGCACCTCGTAGGGGTCGCGCATTCCGAGGCAAATAGCACGGTCCCCTCGCGCGAGTAGACCCTAG
Coding sequences within:
- the dnaJ gene encoding molecular chaperone DnaJ gives rise to the protein MRDPYEVLGLDRNASAGDVRSAFRRLAAEHHPDRNQDDPSAVERFKEVNQAYQILEDAEKRAAWDRYGEAAFRPGGAGPDHVHFDLSLDALFGDLLGAFGLRTGQRGDVKETVTLTLEEAATGCDKVVHYDCTDTCDRCSGSGGEPETEIVSCSACSGSGKVRFRQGVLPFAVERPCSRCRGRGRTPTVNCTRCRGTGLTKHKRKADIEIPPGVDSGTSRVVQQAGHRLRPEAAPGDLEVTIQVQDHPFFKRSGDDVVCEVPITFAQAALGSEIDVPTLSGKVKLRVPPATQPGNMLRVKGKGMPRRIRGGRGDQLVEVSVEVPTQLTDRARELIEQLAGELGEEVQPQQRTFLEKLKTWFG